One part of the Dunckerocampus dactyliophorus isolate RoL2022-P2 chromosome 11, RoL_Ddac_1.1, whole genome shotgun sequence genome encodes these proteins:
- the slbp gene encoding histone RNA hairpin-binding protein isoform X4: protein MSDWIKHAKHDDSGPANRTPGSSRWSHCRKRGIDGNLRARKDNVQGEEDTDNRNASFTTPESRGPVSRCADWGSQVEDDEMRRDVHRDMQRRRILAADVTQRERKTSSGSSGSCDSKEGDNVEMDESVLLRRQKQINYGKNTLAYDRYVKEVPKHMRQAGVHPRTPNKFRKYSRRSWDQQIKLWRVKLHAWDPPTEGDKDNSVEQLDLDDVMDIELDFPILSDSGNGTCSLATHSLALEDDDCAGTPVKMQKTQSTTELNMA from the exons ATGTCTGACTGGATCAAACACGCAAAACATGACGACAGCGGACCAGCAAACAG GACTCCTGGCTCATCACGCTGGTCCCACTGCCGGAAGAGAGGGATTGATGGAAACTTGCGGGCCAGGAAAGACAATGTTCAAGGTGAAGAGGACACTGACAACAGAAATGCCAG CTTCACCACTCCAGAGAGCAGAGGTCCCGTTTCTCGATGTGCCGACTGGGGCAGTCAGGTGGAGGATGATGAGATGAGGAGAGATGTTCACAGAGACATGCAACG GAGGAGGATACTTGCTGCAGATGTCActcagagagagagaaaaacatcTTCTGGCTCTTCTGGCAG CTGTGACTCCAAAGAAGGCGACAATGTGGAGATGGATGAGTCTGTGTTGCTGCGGCGACAGAAACAGATCAACTACGGCAAGAACACACTGGCCTATGACCGATACGTCAAAGAAGTTCCTAA acACATGCGACAGGCAGGTGTTCATCCAAGGACTCCTAATAAGTTTCGTAAGTATAGTCGGCGTTCGTGGGATCAGCAGATCAAACTGTGGAGGGTGAAACTGCACGCTTGGGACCCGCCGACAGAGGGCGACAAAGACAATTCTGT TGAACAGCTGGATCTGGACGATGTGATGGACATTGAGCTGGACTTCCCAATCTTATCCGATTCTGGGAATGGCACATGCTCGCTCGCCACACACAGTCTTGCACTGGAG
- the slbp gene encoding histone RNA hairpin-binding protein isoform X2, whose product MSDWIKHAKHDDSGPANRTPGSSRWSHCRKRGIDGNLRARKDNVQGEEDTDNRNASFTTPESRGPVSRCADWGSQVEDDEMRRDVHRDMQRYRRRILAADVTQRERKTSSGSSGSCDSKEGDNVEMDESVLLRRQKQINYGKNTLAYDRYVKEVPKHMRQAGVHPRTPNKFRKYSRRSWDQQIKLWRVKLHAWDPPTEGDKDNSVEQLDLDDVMDIELDFPILSDSGNGTCSLATHSLALEDDDCAGTPVKMQKTQSTTELNMA is encoded by the exons ATGTCTGACTGGATCAAACACGCAAAACATGACGACAGCGGACCAGCAAACAG GACTCCTGGCTCATCACGCTGGTCCCACTGCCGGAAGAGAGGGATTGATGGAAACTTGCGGGCCAGGAAAGACAATGTTCAAGGTGAAGAGGACACTGACAACAGAAATGCCAG CTTCACCACTCCAGAGAGCAGAGGTCCCGTTTCTCGATGTGCCGACTGGGGCAGTCAGGTGGAGGATGATGAGATGAGGAGAGATGTTCACAGAGACATGCAACG TTATAGGAGGAGGATACTTGCTGCAGATGTCActcagagagagagaaaaacatcTTCTGGCTCTTCTGGCAG CTGTGACTCCAAAGAAGGCGACAATGTGGAGATGGATGAGTCTGTGTTGCTGCGGCGACAGAAACAGATCAACTACGGCAAGAACACACTGGCCTATGACCGATACGTCAAAGAAGTTCCTAA acACATGCGACAGGCAGGTGTTCATCCAAGGACTCCTAATAAGTTTCGTAAGTATAGTCGGCGTTCGTGGGATCAGCAGATCAAACTGTGGAGGGTGAAACTGCACGCTTGGGACCCGCCGACAGAGGGCGACAAAGACAATTCTGT TGAACAGCTGGATCTGGACGATGTGATGGACATTGAGCTGGACTTCCCAATCTTATCCGATTCTGGGAATGGCACATGCTCGCTCGCCACACACAGTCTTGCACTGGAG
- the slbp gene encoding histone RNA hairpin-binding protein isoform X3: MREQSGHSEGELPLLLRSRISNCQGGINSDGDEYPTSKMKLTSPTCRVIPLVIQPVRFTTPESRGPVSRCADWGSQVEDDEMRRDVHRDMQRRRILAADVTQRERKTSSGSSGSCDSKEGDNVEMDESVLLRRQKQINYGKNTLAYDRYVKEVPKHMRQAGVHPRTPNKFRKYSRRSWDQQIKLWRVKLHAWDPPTEGDKDNSVEQLDLDDVMDIELDFPILSDSGNGTCSLATHSLALEDDDCAGTPVKMQKTQSTTELNMA; the protein is encoded by the exons atgagagagcagtcgggacacagtgagggggaactaccgctgttgcTACGGAGCCGGATATCCAACTGCCAAGGTGGAATTAACAGCGACGGagacgaatatccaacgtctaaaatgaaactaacttcaccaacgTGCAGAGTGatccctcttgtcatccagcctgtgcg CTTCACCACTCCAGAGAGCAGAGGTCCCGTTTCTCGATGTGCCGACTGGGGCAGTCAGGTGGAGGATGATGAGATGAGGAGAGATGTTCACAGAGACATGCAACG GAGGAGGATACTTGCTGCAGATGTCActcagagagagagaaaaacatcTTCTGGCTCTTCTGGCAG CTGTGACTCCAAAGAAGGCGACAATGTGGAGATGGATGAGTCTGTGTTGCTGCGGCGACAGAAACAGATCAACTACGGCAAGAACACACTGGCCTATGACCGATACGTCAAAGAAGTTCCTAA acACATGCGACAGGCAGGTGTTCATCCAAGGACTCCTAATAAGTTTCGTAAGTATAGTCGGCGTTCGTGGGATCAGCAGATCAAACTGTGGAGGGTGAAACTGCACGCTTGGGACCCGCCGACAGAGGGCGACAAAGACAATTCTGT TGAACAGCTGGATCTGGACGATGTGATGGACATTGAGCTGGACTTCCCAATCTTATCCGATTCTGGGAATGGCACATGCTCGCTCGCCACACACAGTCTTGCACTGGAG
- the slbp gene encoding histone RNA hairpin-binding protein isoform X1, producing the protein MREQSGHSEGELPLLLRSRISNCQGGINSDGDEYPTSKMKLTSPTCRVIPLVIQPVRFTTPESRGPVSRCADWGSQVEDDEMRRDVHRDMQRYRRRILAADVTQRERKTSSGSSGSCDSKEGDNVEMDESVLLRRQKQINYGKNTLAYDRYVKEVPKHMRQAGVHPRTPNKFRKYSRRSWDQQIKLWRVKLHAWDPPTEGDKDNSVEQLDLDDVMDIELDFPILSDSGNGTCSLATHSLALEDDDCAGTPVKMQKTQSTTELNMA; encoded by the exons atgagagagcagtcgggacacagtgagggggaactaccgctgttgcTACGGAGCCGGATATCCAACTGCCAAGGTGGAATTAACAGCGACGGagacgaatatccaacgtctaaaatgaaactaacttcaccaacgTGCAGAGTGatccctcttgtcatccagcctgtgcg CTTCACCACTCCAGAGAGCAGAGGTCCCGTTTCTCGATGTGCCGACTGGGGCAGTCAGGTGGAGGATGATGAGATGAGGAGAGATGTTCACAGAGACATGCAACG TTATAGGAGGAGGATACTTGCTGCAGATGTCActcagagagagagaaaaacatcTTCTGGCTCTTCTGGCAG CTGTGACTCCAAAGAAGGCGACAATGTGGAGATGGATGAGTCTGTGTTGCTGCGGCGACAGAAACAGATCAACTACGGCAAGAACACACTGGCCTATGACCGATACGTCAAAGAAGTTCCTAA acACATGCGACAGGCAGGTGTTCATCCAAGGACTCCTAATAAGTTTCGTAAGTATAGTCGGCGTTCGTGGGATCAGCAGATCAAACTGTGGAGGGTGAAACTGCACGCTTGGGACCCGCCGACAGAGGGCGACAAAGACAATTCTGT TGAACAGCTGGATCTGGACGATGTGATGGACATTGAGCTGGACTTCCCAATCTTATCCGATTCTGGGAATGGCACATGCTCGCTCGCCACACACAGTCTTGCACTGGAG